The Flavobacterium piscisymbiosum genome includes a region encoding these proteins:
- a CDS encoding RagB/SusD family nutrient uptake outer membrane protein: MKIKNILLAGVSLLALFSCTDVDENVYDKYAADDFYSTPEGANSALAGIYAQIPGEFTRDGATGVGYAGADNGWYDMNCMASDEQVIPHRTDGNWQEDYARLHKHTWLPTEGIINNTWNWLYKGIFNANLAVGLLEKSNAEAAKIAEAKVLRAFFYYLLIDDFGDVPFYTDNNVTVDKIPQASRKEVYNFIVKELTENVELLYGTKGGDFYGRFNKWAGYTLLAKVYLNAEVYTGEAKWSECLAACNKVSDGGFSLHSGEASASSPLGNKYYELFGDVSPQDETILSIFATIDILSRNVYAVRSLSGPNAKALFGYDGWNGTIVPKEFYLKYADNDIRKKQFLVGEQPGGVNYTLDVPSLDNPGAPPQAGVRNIKFYPAGSNTGGGASNDFPIYRYADVILMMAECNVRLGNTGAAKPFIDQIRVRAGLDPLNANPTLDDVYNERGFELNWEGHRRQDMIRFNKFLLPNQFRGESPAFRKLFPIPTSALNANRGLKQNPGYPG; this comes from the coding sequence ATGAAAATTAAAAATATATTGTTGGCAGGTGTCTCTTTACTTGCCTTATTTAGCTGTACTGACGTAGATGAAAATGTATACGACAAATATGCCGCAGATGACTTTTACTCCACTCCTGAAGGGGCTAATAGCGCTTTAGCAGGTATTTATGCGCAGATTCCGGGAGAATTTACAAGAGATGGAGCTACCGGTGTTGGTTATGCAGGTGCAGATAACGGCTGGTATGATATGAACTGTATGGCATCTGATGAACAAGTTATCCCACACAGAACAGATGGTAACTGGCAGGAAGATTATGCCCGTTTGCATAAACACACATGGTTACCAACCGAAGGTATTATAAACAATACCTGGAATTGGTTGTACAAAGGTATTTTCAATGCCAATTTAGCTGTAGGATTATTAGAAAAATCAAATGCAGAAGCAGCAAAAATTGCAGAAGCTAAAGTATTGCGTGCTTTTTTCTATTATTTATTAATAGATGATTTTGGAGATGTTCCTTTTTATACAGACAACAATGTTACTGTAGATAAAATTCCGCAAGCCAGCCGTAAAGAAGTATATAACTTTATTGTAAAAGAACTTACTGAAAATGTAGAATTACTTTATGGTACAAAAGGAGGTGATTTTTATGGCCGTTTCAACAAATGGGCAGGATATACCTTATTGGCGAAAGTGTATCTTAATGCAGAGGTTTACACTGGTGAAGCAAAATGGAGTGAGTGTTTAGCAGCTTGTAATAAAGTAAGTGATGGTGGATTTTCATTACACTCTGGCGAAGCAAGTGCCTCTAGCCCACTTGGAAATAAATACTATGAGTTATTTGGGGATGTATCGCCACAGGATGAAACTATTTTATCCATTTTTGCTACTATTGATATTTTATCACGTAATGTTTATGCGGTTAGAAGTCTATCCGGACCAAACGCAAAAGCTTTATTTGGATATGACGGTTGGAACGGTACTATTGTTCCCAAAGAATTTTACCTGAAATATGCTGATAATGATATTCGTAAAAAACAGTTTTTGGTAGGCGAACAACCAGGTGGCGTTAATTATACATTAGATGTTCCGTCTTTAGATAATCCTGGAGCACCTCCACAAGCTGGTGTTCGTAATATTAAATTTTATCCGGCCGGATCAAATACAGGAGGCGGAGCTTCAAATGATTTTCCAATTTACAGATATGCCGATGTGATTTTAATGATGGCAGAATGTAATGTTCGTTTAGGAAATACAGGAGCTGCAAAACCTTTTATAGACCAAATTCGAGTACGTGCGGGATTAGATCCATTAAACGCAAATCCAACTCTTGATGATGTGTACAACGAAAGAGGTTTTGAGCTAAACTGGGAAGGACACAGAAGACAGGATATGATTCGTTTTAACAAATTTTTACTGCCAAACCAATTCAGAGGTGAATCTCCGGCTTTCAGAAAATTATTCCCTATTCCAACATCTGCCTTAAATGCTAACAGAGGGTTAAAACAAAATCCAGGCTATCCGGGATAA
- a CDS encoding TonB-dependent receptor has translation MKKKSKNVGFKYPMFQYDLKLKLTTLLILVAMFNIRGNTYAQKTKVTLELNNSTIEKVIETIEQKTDFRFIYKLNDIDLDRTISISVKDQPINVVLDKLFKGTPTEFKIRDTQIILKKPELKTQNILYQKQTVSGIITDENGLPLPGASVNEEGTKNGMVTDFDGKYKLTVESPSSVIIVSFVGYKEKKVVASQSVINIQLMPDATDLQEIVVVGYGTTVKKDITGAVSSIASKDMNQGAIVNPLQLISGKAAGVNITQIGNEPGSGPSVRIRGIGSLIGGNDPLVVVDGIQGNLDLLNQVPPSEIESIDVLKDASATAVYGSRGAPGVIIVTTKKNKAGRTTLEYTGSTSLDFIPKKLNMLSADQWWQTAQTVGVPASANHASDTDWYGLLTQTGVTQTHSLAFGGGTDKFSYRASITAILQDGVVINTGNKKYIGRVQATQTALDDKLKLSFNLTNGINNTDSSIGNIGTAAYMSNLITNAYLMRPTDPVFNPDGSYFTDPNVFQYLNPYAAAQTVTNERQEDNLFGSLKADLDLAKGLTFGWFGSWRKTNSSVGYFLPVESTNAYAVSQNGYANIKNEKQNERLMNASLTYKRTFGIHSINALALYEWQNQAYQGNYTQAKGFISDKTTYNALQLGDLSKVTSGDIESYKNDRTLVSFLGRVNYSLLNRYLFTGSFRRDGSSVFGVNNKWGDFPSASVAWQINKESFMGTQNLFNELKLRVGYGVTGNQQGLYPQNSLSLVGRQGSAYFGGSLITNFGISQNANADLQWETKKQTNIGLDFALLDNRLRGTVDVYDATTDNLLLDYTVPQPPYAYNTIKANVGSISNKGLEVSLAYDLIKTENSTLTLGGNVSFMKNKVLNLSGSINGVPLNTDYVGWGAPNSFLVEGKPVGAFYPLQHTGVNSNGVETVLDRNGDGAIDQGVTSADRYYAGTALPTYTFAFNPTYRYKNFDVSMLWRGSGGNKVYNQLNQTLSMLENTGKSNLLQSGVDKGIRTSPYASDIWLEDGSFIRLENVTAGYSFRFTDKYVDSIRLSLTGNNLLLITDYTGIDPELNISGSGRSEDNFGGDKGIYPRTRSIAFGLSVKFK, from the coding sequence ATGAAAAAAAAATCAAAGAATGTTGGGTTTAAATACCCAATGTTCCAATATGACCTAAAATTGAAACTAACTACACTACTTATTTTGGTCGCCATGTTTAATATTAGAGGGAATACTTATGCCCAAAAAACAAAAGTAACCCTTGAATTAAACAATTCAACAATCGAGAAGGTTATTGAGACCATAGAACAAAAAACAGATTTCAGGTTTATTTACAAACTGAATGACATCGACTTAGACCGGACGATTTCTATTTCTGTAAAAGACCAACCGATAAATGTTGTTTTAGATAAACTTTTTAAAGGAACTCCAACAGAATTTAAAATTCGGGATACTCAGATTATCTTAAAAAAACCGGAACTAAAAACACAAAACATTCTCTATCAAAAACAAACTGTATCCGGAATTATTACGGACGAAAATGGTTTGCCTTTACCCGGAGCTTCGGTTAATGAAGAAGGAACCAAAAATGGTATGGTAACTGATTTTGACGGAAAATATAAACTTACTGTAGAAAGTCCATCTTCTGTAATCATTGTATCCTTTGTAGGTTATAAAGAGAAAAAAGTAGTTGCCAGTCAAAGTGTAATCAACATCCAGCTTATGCCAGATGCTACAGACTTGCAGGAAATAGTGGTTGTAGGTTACGGCACAACCGTTAAAAAAGATATTACCGGAGCTGTTTCTTCAATTGCTTCAAAAGACATGAATCAAGGCGCTATTGTAAACCCATTACAATTAATTTCGGGTAAAGCTGCAGGTGTCAATATTACTCAAATTGGTAACGAACCGGGTTCAGGACCTAGCGTTCGTATTAGAGGAATTGGCTCTTTGATTGGAGGAAATGATCCTCTAGTAGTCGTAGACGGAATTCAGGGAAATCTGGATTTGTTAAATCAGGTTCCACCAAGCGAAATAGAAAGTATCGATGTTCTTAAAGATGCTTCAGCAACTGCTGTTTATGGTTCAAGAGGAGCACCCGGAGTAATTATCGTAACCACCAAAAAAAATAAGGCAGGAAGAACAACATTGGAGTATACCGGATCTACTTCTTTAGATTTTATTCCAAAAAAACTGAATATGCTGAGTGCTGACCAATGGTGGCAAACTGCTCAGACTGTTGGCGTTCCGGCATCTGCAAACCATGCTTCAGATACTGATTGGTATGGTCTTTTGACTCAAACCGGTGTAACACAAACACACAGTTTAGCATTTGGCGGAGGAACAGATAAATTTAGCTATAGAGCCTCTATAACAGCTATTTTACAAGACGGAGTAGTAATAAACACGGGGAATAAAAAATATATTGGCCGTGTTCAGGCAACACAAACAGCTCTTGATGATAAATTAAAATTGTCATTTAATTTAACTAACGGAATTAACAATACAGATAGCAGCATTGGGAATATTGGAACAGCTGCTTATATGTCAAATTTGATAACAAATGCTTATTTAATGCGACCAACAGATCCTGTTTTTAATCCTGATGGAAGTTATTTTACAGATCCAAATGTGTTTCAATACCTGAATCCTTATGCAGCTGCGCAAACAGTTACTAATGAAAGACAAGAAGACAATTTATTTGGAAGCCTGAAGGCTGATCTGGATTTAGCTAAAGGCTTAACCTTTGGCTGGTTTGGCAGCTGGAGAAAAACAAACAGTTCTGTTGGATATTTCCTTCCGGTAGAATCGACAAATGCCTATGCAGTTAGTCAAAATGGATATGCTAACATTAAAAATGAAAAGCAAAACGAAAGATTGATGAATGCAAGTCTTACTTACAAGAGAACATTTGGCATTCACAGCATAAATGCATTGGCTTTATACGAATGGCAAAACCAAGCTTATCAGGGTAATTATACTCAGGCAAAAGGTTTTATAAGTGATAAAACTACTTACAATGCATTGCAGTTGGGTGATTTATCTAAAGTTACGTCTGGAGATATAGAATCATATAAAAATGACAGAACATTAGTATCCTTTTTAGGACGTGTAAATTATTCATTACTGAATCGTTATTTATTTACCGGAAGTTTTAGACGAGATGGTTCATCTGTATTTGGTGTAAATAACAAATGGGGAGATTTCCCGTCTGCATCTGTAGCGTGGCAAATAAACAAAGAGTCCTTTATGGGAACCCAAAATTTATTTAATGAACTTAAATTACGTGTTGGATACGGTGTTACAGGTAACCAACAAGGTCTTTACCCTCAAAACTCTCTTTCATTAGTAGGCAGACAGGGATCAGCTTATTTTGGAGGTTCCTTAATTACTAATTTCGGTATTAGTCAAAATGCGAATGCTGATTTACAATGGGAAACCAAAAAACAAACCAACATTGGTCTTGACTTCGCTCTTTTAGACAATAGATTAAGAGGAACTGTAGATGTTTATGATGCTACAACAGATAATTTATTACTTGATTACACAGTACCACAACCACCTTATGCTTATAATACCATCAAAGCAAATGTTGGGAGTATCTCCAATAAAGGTTTAGAGGTGTCTTTGGCATATGATCTTATCAAAACCGAAAACAGTACACTTACATTAGGCGGTAACGTTTCGTTTATGAAAAATAAAGTACTTAATTTAAGCGGAAGTATTAATGGCGTTCCTTTAAATACAGATTATGTGGGATGGGGAGCTCCAAACTCTTTCCTTGTTGAAGGAAAACCTGTGGGTGCATTTTATCCTCTGCAACACACAGGCGTAAATTCTAATGGAGTAGAAACTGTATTAGATCGTAACGGAGATGGCGCTATTGATCAGGGTGTTACAAGCGCCGATCGTTATTATGCAGGAACTGCGTTACCAACTTATACGTTTGCTTTCAACCCAACCTACAGATACAAAAATTTTGATGTTTCTATGTTATGGAGAGGTTCAGGAGGAAATAAAGTTTACAATCAGCTTAATCAAACCCTAAGCATGCTTGAAAATACAGGTAAATCAAATCTTTTACAAAGCGGTGTTGATAAAGGCATTCGTACTTCACCATACGCATCAGACATATGGTTAGAAGACGGCTCATTTATACGATTAGAGAATGTTACAGCAGGTTACAGTTTCCGTTTTACAGATAAATATGTTGATTCGATACGACTTTCACTTACTGGAAATAACTTATTACTAATTACGGATTATACAGGTATTGATCCGGAATTAAATATTAGCGGAAGCGGAAGATCTGAAGACAATTTTGGAGGTGATAAAGGAATTTATCCTCGTACCAGAAGTATTGCATTTGGTTTAAGTGTAAAATTTAAATAG
- a CDS encoding FecR family protein, translated as MNSNSEIKSLLQKFVLNQCTPEETNEVIAYYKKNKLTDDFPSVEDIQNLLGEMPKMDQQTADSIFASILANTKEEETVIEISPKKSNFRKYIAIAASVVVLLGIGFAYQKNAFKTQTEQKFDFKSTDIVLQLENGNTQIISENNKVEVRDADGNIVGNQDGDKIVYDNNSDLEKITYNTIKIPYGKKFRLQLSDGTMVHLNAGTTLKYPVKFIAGENRQVFLDGEAFFDVAKDKKHPFIVNADALNIRVLGTHFNVSNYPEDAATDVVLVEGSVGMYRSNEEFDATTNTILKPGFRGSFNRENAQISTKPVITDIYTSWINGSLTFRNMTFKNIITKLERRYNVTIVNKNEKLANEKFNASFSDESIEKVMSYFNDIHGINYTIKNNQILIK; from the coding sequence ATGAATTCAAATTCTGAAATAAAAAGCCTTTTACAAAAGTTTGTTTTGAACCAATGTACACCCGAAGAGACAAACGAGGTAATTGCCTACTACAAAAAAAACAAGCTAACGGATGATTTTCCTTCTGTAGAAGATATTCAAAATCTTCTTGGCGAAATGCCTAAAATGGATCAACAAACGGCTGATTCTATTTTTGCTTCTATTTTAGCAAACACAAAAGAAGAGGAGACTGTGATAGAAATCAGTCCTAAGAAATCAAACTTCAGAAAATATATTGCAATCGCCGCTTCGGTTGTTGTTTTATTAGGAATTGGTTTTGCTTATCAAAAAAATGCTTTTAAAACTCAAACCGAACAAAAATTCGATTTTAAAAGCACAGATATCGTATTGCAACTAGAAAATGGAAATACGCAAATTATATCTGAAAACAATAAAGTTGAAGTTAGAGATGCAGATGGAAACATAGTAGGAAATCAGGATGGAGACAAAATTGTTTACGACAATAATTCTGATTTAGAGAAAATAACCTACAACACGATTAAGATTCCGTATGGCAAAAAATTCCGATTACAATTGTCTGACGGAACAATGGTGCATTTAAATGCCGGAACAACTCTAAAATATCCAGTGAAATTTATTGCCGGCGAAAACAGACAGGTTTTTCTGGATGGAGAAGCTTTTTTTGATGTTGCCAAAGATAAAAAACATCCTTTTATAGTAAATGCCGATGCTTTGAATATTCGTGTATTAGGAACTCATTTTAATGTTTCTAATTATCCTGAAGATGCTGCCACAGATGTTGTTTTAGTCGAAGGTTCTGTTGGAATGTACCGCTCAAACGAAGAATTTGATGCTACTACAAACACTATTTTAAAGCCAGGATTTAGAGGAAGCTTTAATAGAGAAAATGCCCAGATTTCTACCAAACCAGTTATTACAGATATTTATACTTCATGGATCAATGGCAGTTTGACGTTTAGAAATATGACTTTCAAAAATATCATTACAAAACTGGAAAGACGCTATAATGTTACGATTGTAAACAAAAACGAAAAACTGGCTAACGAAAAATTCAACGCGAGTTTTAGCGATGAATCGATAGAAAAAGTAATGAGTTATTTCAATGACATTCACGGCATCAATTACACCATAAAAAACAATCAAATACTAATTAAATAA
- a CDS encoding RNA polymerase sigma factor has product MLEAKNHSDKLLVSELRNGNEKAFRQLFDLYHQDIYGYSISLLKSKEAAEENVQDVFMKVWQHRENLNPEQSFKAYIFTIARNQAFNSLNKAANDALLKEAIFYESQKSHDYGDYSIREADCKKLRKEAMGQLPPKRKKIFKMSRKKGMTYEEISQELGISINTVRNQMSKALESMRVFFQVHDEII; this is encoded by the coding sequence ATGTTAGAAGCGAAGAACCATAGCGACAAATTATTGGTGAGTGAGCTCAGAAATGGCAACGAAAAAGCATTTCGTCAACTTTTTGATTTATACCATCAGGATATTTATGGTTACAGCATTAGTTTATTAAAATCAAAAGAAGCTGCAGAAGAAAATGTTCAGGATGTTTTTATGAAAGTTTGGCAACATCGCGAAAACTTAAATCCGGAACAATCTTTTAAAGCTTACATTTTTACAATTGCCAGAAATCAGGCATTTAATTCTTTGAATAAAGCAGCAAATGATGCATTACTAAAGGAAGCCATTTTTTACGAAAGCCAGAAATCTCATGATTATGGCGATTATTCGATTCGTGAAGCCGATTGCAAGAAGTTACGAAAAGAAGCCATGGGGCAATTGCCACCAAAACGAAAGAAAATTTTTAAGATGTCAAGGAAAAAAGGAATGACTTACGAAGAAATCAGTCAGGAACTCGGCATCTCTATCAATACAGTCAGGAACCAAATGAGCAAAGCATTAGAATCGATGCGGGTCTTTTTTCAGGTTCATGACGAAATTATCTAA
- a CDS encoding YraN family protein: MAEHNELGKKGEELAVEFLRKEGYKILDRNWTFQKAEIDIIAQKESVLAIVEVKTRSSLDFGAPQDFVKPKKIQLLIKAVNAYINDREKDFCDDLNIRFDIVAIHKKGETFAIEHFTDAFYHF; this comes from the coding sequence GTGGCTGAACACAATGAACTTGGAAAAAAAGGCGAAGAACTTGCTGTAGAATTTCTTCGGAAAGAAGGGTATAAAATTTTAGATCGAAATTGGACTTTTCAGAAGGCCGAAATTGATATTATTGCTCAAAAAGAATCTGTTTTGGCCATTGTTGAAGTAAAAACAAGATCGAGTTTAGATTTTGGTGCTCCGCAGGATTTTGTGAAACCGAAAAAGATCCAACTTCTGATAAAAGCAGTAAATGCCTACATAAACGATAGGGAAAAGGATTTTTGTGATGATTTAAACATAAGATTTGACATCGTAGCCATACATAAAAAAGGCGAAACATTTGCAATTGAACATTTTACAGACGCTTTTTATCATTTTTAA
- a CDS encoding S66 peptidase family protein, which translates to MITPPYLQKGDTVAILATARKNIDDNLKPTIDLLKSWGLEAVVGTSIGLDFNQLAGTDEQRAADFQHQLDNPNIKAIWCVRGGYGTVRMIDLLDFTKFKQHPKWVIGFSDVTVLHNHLNTMGYKSIHGVMPVTIPRATPAAISSMKSSLFGEPLSYSVAPDKMNRFGKATGELVGGNLSILYSLLGSPSAIDCKDKILFIEDLDEYLYHIDRMMINLRRNGCIENLKGIIVGGMTKMKDNEVPWGKNAVEIIDDVTKKYNIPVIFNFPAGHIQDNRALIMGSTISIEVNETGSTVTFQK; encoded by the coding sequence ATGATAACACCACCTTATTTACAAAAAGGAGATACTGTAGCCATTTTAGCAACTGCCAGAAAAAATATCGACGACAACTTAAAACCTACCATAGATTTATTAAAAAGCTGGGGATTAGAAGCTGTTGTGGGAACCTCAATTGGACTTGATTTTAATCAACTTGCCGGAACTGATGAACAACGTGCAGCAGATTTTCAACATCAATTAGACAACCCAAATATTAAAGCAATTTGGTGTGTTCGCGGCGGATATGGAACCGTAAGAATGATTGATCTTTTAGATTTTACAAAATTTAAGCAACACCCAAAATGGGTTATTGGTTTTAGCGACGTAACGGTTTTGCACAATCATTTGAATACTATGGGTTACAAATCGATTCATGGTGTAATGCCGGTAACTATTCCGCGTGCTACTCCGGCTGCCATTAGCTCGATGAAATCGAGTTTGTTTGGCGAACCCTTATCCTATTCTGTAGCTCCGGATAAAATGAACCGTTTTGGTAAAGCAACCGGCGAATTGGTTGGCGGTAACTTATCTATTTTATATAGTTTGTTAGGATCTCCATCGGCTATTGACTGCAAGGACAAAATTTTATTTATCGAAGATCTTGATGAATACTTATATCATATCGATCGAATGATGATCAATTTAAGGCGTAATGGCTGTATTGAAAACCTAAAAGGAATTATCGTTGGCGGAATGACCAAAATGAAAGACAACGAAGTGCCATGGGGTAAAAATGCTGTCGAAATCATAGATGATGTTACTAAAAAATACAATATTCCGGTAATCTTCAATTTTCCTGCCGGACATATTCAGGATAACAGAGCGCTTATAATGGGAAGTACGATTTCGATCGAGGTTAATGAAACCGGAAGTACTGTTACTTTTCAAAAATAA
- a CDS encoding endonuclease/exonuclease/phosphatase family protein — MKIIVSKIYLIALFFLSVSHAQSKKYTIHTVAFYNFENLFDTINDPTTHDDEWTPDGAQHWTKEKYEQKLKNLSRVLSEIGTPENPNAPTIIGGSEIENRGVLEDLLKQPKLQHLDYGIIHFDSPDKRGIDVALLYQKKYFRPTSYSNIPLYIYKDNKIEKEEKKEEPDDEIEVKIANNNRIFTRDQLLVTGFLEGEEIHIIVNHWPSRSGGEKKSSPFRELAGSLNRKIIDSLQQINPNAKVMTMGDLNDGPFNRSVKIALGAKAKKSEVPEFGTYNPFEELANKGMGTIAFRDSWDIFDQIIITESLIKPDFSTFKFWKAGIFSKPYLITTSGQYKGYPLRHSLTEVGFSDHFPVYIYLIKEMK, encoded by the coding sequence ATGAAAATTATTGTATCTAAGATATATCTTATTGCGCTGTTTTTTCTTTCGGTTTCACATGCACAATCAAAAAAATATACCATTCATACCGTGGCATTTTATAATTTCGAAAATCTTTTCGACACGATAAATGATCCTACAACCCATGATGACGAATGGACTCCCGATGGAGCGCAACATTGGACCAAAGAAAAATACGAACAGAAATTAAAAAATCTTTCCAGAGTTTTATCTGAAATAGGAACTCCTGAAAATCCTAATGCGCCAACAATAATTGGCGGTTCTGAAATAGAAAACCGCGGCGTTCTCGAAGACCTGCTAAAACAACCCAAATTACAGCACCTTGACTACGGAATTATTCATTTTGATTCTCCCGACAAACGCGGAATTGATGTTGCGTTGCTTTATCAAAAAAAATATTTCAGACCCACTTCTTATTCTAATATTCCTTTATATATCTATAAAGACAATAAAATTGAAAAGGAAGAAAAGAAAGAAGAACCAGATGATGAAATCGAAGTAAAAATAGCCAACAATAATCGAATTTTTACAAGAGATCAGCTTTTAGTAACAGGTTTTCTCGAAGGCGAGGAGATCCATATTATCGTCAATCACTGGCCATCGAGATCTGGTGGTGAAAAAAAGAGCAGTCCGTTTCGGGAATTGGCAGGAAGTTTAAACCGAAAAATTATCGATTCTTTACAACAAATAAATCCCAATGCAAAAGTCATGACAATGGGCGATTTAAACGATGGCCCGTTCAACCGAAGTGTAAAAATAGCTTTGGGAGCAAAAGCCAAAAAGAGCGAAGTTCCTGAATTTGGAACTTACAACCCGTTTGAAGAACTGGCAAATAAAGGCATGGGGACAATTGCTTTTAGAGATTCATGGGATATTTTCGACCAGATTATCATTACAGAATCCCTTATAAAACCTGATTTTTCGACCTTTAAATTCTGGAAAGCAGGTATTTTTAGCAAACCCTATCTCATTACGACTTCGGGACAATACAAAGGATATCCGCTTCGGCATAGTTTGACCGAAGTAGGTTTTAGCGATCATTTTCCCGTTTATATTTATTTGATAAAAGAGATGAAATAG
- a CDS encoding 3-hydroxyanthranilate 3,4-dioxygenase, whose product MSIAKPFNLTKWIDENRHLLKPPVGNKNLYVDSGDYIVMIVAGPNARKDYHYNETEELFYQLEGSIKVVIQEDGERKEMELNAGDMYLHPAKIPHSPVRSAGSIGLVIERKRAGKGYTDGLLWHCDNCNHKLYEVFFELHNIEKDFLPHFEHFYNSEELRTCDNCGTVMESDPRFVAKK is encoded by the coding sequence ATGTCAATAGCAAAACCTTTCAATCTTACCAAATGGATCGACGAAAACCGTCATTTACTTAAACCGCCTGTAGGAAATAAAAATCTTTATGTAGATTCCGGCGATTATATCGTGATGATTGTTGCGGGGCCAAACGCACGTAAAGACTACCATTATAACGAAACCGAAGAGCTTTTTTATCAACTCGAAGGAAGCATAAAAGTCGTAATTCAGGAAGATGGCGAACGTAAGGAAATGGAATTAAATGCCGGAGACATGTATCTTCATCCAGCTAAAATTCCTCATTCTCCAGTTCGTTCAGCAGGTTCTATAGGTTTGGTAATCGAACGCAAACGTGCCGGAAAAGGATATACTGACGGATTGCTTTGGCATTGCGACAATTGCAATCATAAACTCTACGAAGTGTTTTTTGAATTGCATAATATCGAAAAGGACTTCCTGCCGCATTTCGAACATTTCTATAATTCAGAGGAATTGAGAACTTGTGATAATTGCGGAACCGTAATGGAATCTGATCCTAGATTTGTCGCGAAGAAATAA
- a CDS encoding MBL fold metallo-hydrolase, with protein sequence MSVFNRLLICFVLISANAFSQKEQKSAFQVVPLGIKGGIDEKNLSAYLVAPTNTNDFIALDAGTINAGIEKAIENKVFKVSTSEVLRKYIKGYFISHAHLDHVSGLIINSPADSSKTVYATDKCMEMMEKHYFNDETWANFGDKGPGTPLKKYHFQTLNIGEETPITNTTMTVKAFPLSHVNPFESTAFLIKNGESYVLYLGDTGPDAVEKSDKLKSLWTAIAPLIKSKQLKGIFIEVSFPNEQPDQFLFGHLTPNYLMKELHTLEDLSGKGTLKGFNIIVTHLKPPTKNIIKLKEQLQKQNDLGLKIIYPEQGKKFEL encoded by the coding sequence ATGTCTGTTTTTAATCGCCTTTTGATTTGTTTCGTTTTAATTTCTGCAAATGCATTTTCTCAAAAAGAACAAAAATCTGCTTTTCAGGTTGTTCCGTTAGGAATAAAAGGTGGTATCGACGAAAAAAATCTTTCGGCTTATTTAGTAGCGCCAACAAATACAAATGATTTTATTGCTTTGGATGCGGGAACTATAAATGCCGGAATCGAAAAGGCCATCGAAAATAAAGTATTTAAAGTTTCTACAAGCGAAGTTTTACGAAAGTACATTAAAGGATATTTTATTTCTCACGCCCATTTAGATCACGTTTCGGGTTTGATTATTAATTCTCCTGCCGATTCTTCAAAAACGGTTTATGCTACTGATAAATGTATGGAGATGATGGAAAAGCATTATTTTAATGATGAAACCTGGGCCAATTTTGGTGATAAAGGTCCCGGAACTCCATTAAAAAAATATCATTTTCAGACTTTAAATATTGGTGAGGAAACTCCAATTACCAATACTACAATGACGGTAAAAGCATTTCCGTTAAGTCATGTGAATCCGTTTGAGAGCACTGCTTTTTTGATTAAAAACGGAGAATCTTATGTGCTTTATTTAGGAGATACGGGACCTGATGCTGTAGAAAAAAGCGATAAACTGAAATCACTTTGGACAGCAATTGCACCTCTTATAAAAAGTAAACAACTTAAAGGGATTTTTATTGAAGTTTCGTTCCCTAATGAACAACCGGATCAATTTTTGTTTGGACATTTAACGCCAAATTATTTAATGAAAGAACTTCACACTTTAGAAGATTTATCAGGAAAAGGAACTTTAAAAGGTTTTAATATTATCGTGACACATTTGAAACCGCCCACTAAAAATATCATCAAACTGAAAGAACAATTGCAAAAGCAAAACGATCTTGGATTGAAGATTATTTATCCGGAACAAGGAAAAAAGTTTGAGTTGTAG